Part of the Methylorubrum populi genome is shown below.
CTGGTTGAACGAGGGCTATGCCGGCTTCGACGACTTTCTCGGGGCGCTCGCCTCGCGCAAGCGCAAGGCGATCCGGCGCGAGCGGCGGGACGCCCTGAGCCGGGGCATCACGGTCGAGCACAGGACCGGTGCCGACATCTCGGAAGCCGACTGGGATGCCTTCTACGAGTTCTATCAGGATACCGGCGCCCGCAAATGGGGCCGGCCCTACCTCAACCGCACATTCTTCTCGCTGATCGGCGAGCGGATGGCGGATCGCATCCTGCTGGTGATCGCCAGGAATGCGGGCCGGCCGATCGCCGGGGCCATCAACTTCATCGGCGACACGGCGCTCTACGGGCGCAACTGGGGCTGCATCGAGGATCACCCCTTCCTGCATTTCGAGGTCTGTTACTATCAGGCCATCGACTTCGCGATCGCCCGCGGGTTGAAACGGGTCGAGGCCGGCGCCCAGGGCGAGCACAAGCTCGCCCGCGGCTACCGCCCGGTGCCGATGTACTCGGCCCACGACATCGCCGACCCGGCGCTGGCCCGTGCCGTCGCCGATTACCTGAAGCGGGAGCGCCGCCACGTGCGCGCGGCCATCGCCGAGTACGAGGCGATGTCGCCCTTCCGCCGGACCTGCGAGGACGCCAGCGAATGAACACGATCGACCGCATCCGTGAATACGCCGACGAGTTGACCGCCCTGCGGCGGGATCTCCACGCCCATCCCGAGATCGGCTTCGAGGAGGTCCGCACCTCGGGGATCGTCGCCGAGCAGCTGGAGAAATTCGGGATCGAGGTGCATCGGGGGCTGGGCAAGACCGGCGTCGTCGGCGTGCTGCAGGGCCGGCCGGGCTCCCGCCGGATCGGCCTGCGCGCCGACATGGATGCCCTGCCGATCACCGAGGAGACCAACCTCCCCTACCGCTCCACGGTGCCGGGGAAGATGCATGCCTGCGGGCATGACGGGCACACCACCATGCTGATCGGCGCCGCCCGCTACCTCGCCGAGACCCGCGATTTCGACGGCACCGCCGTGTTCGTGTTCCAGCCGGCAGAGGAGGGATTGGGCGGCGCCCGCGCGATGATCGCCGACGGTCTCTTCGAGAAGTTTCCGGTCGACGAGATCTACGCCATCCACAACGCGCCGCACGGGCCGCACGGCGTGTTGCAGGTGAAGCCCGGCCCGATCATGGCGGCGGCCGACTTCTTCGACATCCGCATCACCGGCCGCGGCGCGCACGCGGCGATGCCGCACCAGGGCATCGACCCGATCGTGATCGCCACGGGGCTCGCCCAGGCGATGCAGTCGATCGTCAGCCGCAACAGCAACCCGCTCAAATCCGCCGTGGTCTCGATCACCCAGATCCATGCGGGCGCGGCCTACAACGTCATCCCCGAGGGCGCGCACCTCGCCGGCACGGTGCGCACCTTCGACGCCGATCTGCGCAAGCTGATCGCGGGACGCATCCGCGAACTGGCGGCCGGTTTCGCGGCGGCCTACGACGCCACCATCGAGGTGGACCTGCGCGACGTGTTCTCGGTGCTCGACAACCATCCGGAGCAGGCGGCGGCCGCCGCCGAGATCGCGACCGAGCTGTTCGGCTCCGAGAAGGTCGAAGCCAACACCGTGCCGCGCATGGGCAGCGAGGACTTTGCCGACATGGTCGCGGCGGTGCCCGGTGCCTATGCCTGGCTCGGCGCGACGCCGGGGCCGGGCCTGCACAATGCGAGCTTCGACTTCGACGACAGCCTGATCCCGCTCGGTGCCGCCTACCTGGCGCGGATGGTGGAGCGGCGCACGGCGGCTTGACGAAGCTGAGCCCCTCTCCCCGCGTGCAGGGAGAGGGGCTTGCGACGGCATCGGGATTTGACCGCAAGAGACGGGATGCGCGCGCCGCGCCGGTCCGTCAGGATCGCCGCATCCCCGTCTCCCGGAGGAGTCCATGCTTGCCGAATCCAAAACCCGCTTCCCCGACGCGGTGCCCCTGACCGAGGCCCGCATGCGCGCGGCCGTCCTCGCGCGCGATGCCGGCTTCGACGGGCGCTTCGTCTACGCGGTACGCTCCACGGGCGTGTATTGCCGGCCGGGCTGTCCGTCTCGGGCGGCGCGGCCGGAAAACCTGTCCTTCCACGCCGATCCTGCGCAAGCCGAGGCCGCGGGCTTCCGGCCCTGCCGACGCTGCCGGCCAAGTGAGCCGGCCTTGTTCGATCAGCAGGCCGAAAGAATCACCCGCGCCTGCCGGCTGATCGAGGCGGCGCAGATGCCGCCCTCCCTCGACGCCCTGGCGCGGGCGGCGGGTCTGAGCCCGTTCCACTTCCACCGGACCTTCAAGGCCGTGACCGGGGTGACGCCGGCGGCCTACGCGCAGGCGCACCGCGCCGCCCGCGCCGCCGATAGCCTTGCGGAGGGCAAAAGCGTGACCGAGAGCGTCTACGCGGCGGGCTACGGCGCGCCGAGCCGGTTCTACGCGGACGGTGCGGAGCGGCTCGGCATGAGCCCGTCGGCCTTCCGCAAGGGCGGCGCGGGCGAGCGGATCGCCTTCGCGATCGACAGCTGTGCCCTGGGGCGGGTTCTGGTGGCCGCGACCGAGCGGGGGATCTGCGCGATCCTGCTCGGCGACGACGAGGAGGCGCTCCGGCGCGATCTCGCGGCGCGTTTCCCGAAGGCGGCGATCGTCGGCGGCGACGCGGCCTTCGCGGCGACGGTGGCCGCGGTCGTGCGCCTCGTCGAGGCACCGGTGTCCGCCTTCGACCTGCCGCTCGATATCGGCGGCACCGCCTTCCAGCAGCGGGTGTGGCAGGCCCTGCGCCGCATCCCGGCCGGCAGCACGGCGACCTACGCGGATATCGCCCGCGCCATCGGTGCGCCGGCCGCGGTGCGCGCCGTCGCCATGGCCTGCGGCGCCAACGCGCTCGCCGTGGCGATCCCCTGCCACCGGGTGGTGCGCTCGGACGGGGCGCTCTCGGGCTACCGCTGGGGGACGGCCCGCAAGGCGGCCCTTCTCGCCCGCGAGGGCGTGAAGCGCTAGGGCATCATCCCGAAAGGTGGTTTGCGGCTTTCGGAAAAAGATGATGCAAAAACAGATCCCTAGCGCATCGTGCTGGATCCGATATCCAGCACGATGCGCTAGGCGCTCACGCCGGCACCGCCGAGCCGGGCGGGGCCGCGTCCGATCCCGTGGGCGCCGCGACCGGGGCACGCCCGGCGGCATCCGCTTTCCGCGACTGGATCTCGATGAAGACGCGGGTGACGTTGCGGCTTTTCGCCTTGATGCGCTGTTCCAGCCGGGCGACCGTCCGCTCGACCTCGCCCGCGGGCACGTCGTCGGCGAAGTCGAGGCTGAGGTTCACCAGGATGTCGGAGGGGCCGAGATGCTGCGTCAGCACCTCGTTGACGTGCTGCACGGCGCCCTCCTCCCGCACTGCCGCCCGGATCGTGCGCACCACCTCCGGATCGGCGGCCTCGCCGATCAGCAGGCCGTGGGTCTCGATCATCAGGAAGATCGACATGCCGATCAGCACGAGGCCGATTCCGATCGAGGCCCAGCCGTCGAGCGCCGGCTTGTCGAGAAGGTGGGCCAGCACCACGCCGGTCATGGCGATGACGAGGCCGATCAGCGCGGCGACGTCCTCCACGAGGATGGTGTAGAGCGACGGATCCTTGCTTCGGTGGATCGCGGTGATCGCGCTGCGCTCGCCCTTCTCGGCCCAGAACGCCCTGACCGCGACGAGGCAGGAATACCCCTCCGCCAGGATCGCGAAGCCGAGGATCGAGACGTTGGTCCAGAAGCCGGACAGGTGAAAGCCGAACACGGTCGCGTCGGCGGCGGGCTCGGGATGCTCGATCTTGTGCGCGCCCTCGTAGATCGCGAAGATGCCGCCGCCGAGGAAGATGAACAGGGCGACGATGAAGGCGTAGAAGTACACCTCGCGCCCGTAGCCGAAGGGGTGCTTGGCGTCCGCCGGCTTCTTCGCCCGCTTCAGCCCGACCAGCAGCAGGAGCTGGTTGGCGGTGTCCACCAGCGAGTGCGCGCCCTCGGCCAGCATCGCCGTCGAGCCGGTGAGGAAGGCGCCGACGAACTTCGCCGCCGCGATGGCGAGGTTGGCGCCCGCCGCCGTGTAGATCGCACCCGTGCTCTCGGCCATGTCCCGCTCCTGCGCGGCAGGCGCCCAGGCGCGCCGCCGTCACGGGGGCGACAACGCCGCCGGAGCGGCCGAGGTTGCTGCGAGGCGA
Proteins encoded:
- the ada gene encoding bifunctional DNA-binding transcriptional regulator/O6-methylguanine-DNA methyltransferase Ada, whose product is MLAESKTRFPDAVPLTEARMRAAVLARDAGFDGRFVYAVRSTGVYCRPGCPSRAARPENLSFHADPAQAEAAGFRPCRRCRPSEPALFDQQAERITRACRLIEAAQMPPSLDALARAAGLSPFHFHRTFKAVTGVTPAAYAQAHRAARAADSLAEGKSVTESVYAAGYGAPSRFYADGAERLGMSPSAFRKGGAGERIAFAIDSCALGRVLVAATERGICAILLGDDEEALRRDLAARFPKAAIVGGDAAFAATVAAVVRLVEAPVSAFDLPLDIGGTAFQQRVWQALRRIPAGSTATYADIARAIGAPAAVRAVAMACGANALAVAIPCHRVVRSDGALSGYRWGTARKAALLAREGVKR
- a CDS encoding M20 aminoacylase family protein encodes the protein MNTIDRIREYADELTALRRDLHAHPEIGFEEVRTSGIVAEQLEKFGIEVHRGLGKTGVVGVLQGRPGSRRIGLRADMDALPITEETNLPYRSTVPGKMHACGHDGHTTMLIGAARYLAETRDFDGTAVFVFQPAEEGLGGARAMIADGLFEKFPVDEIYAIHNAPHGPHGVLQVKPGPIMAAADFFDIRITGRGAHAAMPHQGIDPIVIATGLAQAMQSIVSRNSNPLKSAVVSITQIHAGAAYNVIPEGAHLAGTVRTFDADLRKLIAGRIRELAAGFAAAYDATIEVDLRDVFSVLDNHPEQAAAAAEIATELFGSEKVEANTVPRMGSEDFADMVAAVPGAYAWLGATPGPGLHNASFDFDDSLIPLGAAYLARMVERRTAA
- a CDS encoding cation diffusion facilitator family transporter, which produces MAESTGAIYTAAGANLAIAAAKFVGAFLTGSTAMLAEGAHSLVDTANQLLLLVGLKRAKKPADAKHPFGYGREVYFYAFIVALFIFLGGGIFAIYEGAHKIEHPEPAADATVFGFHLSGFWTNVSILGFAILAEGYSCLVAVRAFWAEKGERSAITAIHRSKDPSLYTILVEDVAALIGLVIAMTGVVLAHLLDKPALDGWASIGIGLVLIGMSIFLMIETHGLLIGEAADPEVVRTIRAAVREEGAVQHVNEVLTQHLGPSDILVNLSLDFADDVPAGEVERTVARLEQRIKAKSRNVTRVFIEIQSRKADAAGRAPVAAPTGSDAAPPGSAVPA
- a CDS encoding GNAT family N-acetyltransferase; protein product: MTTPATANAPEPVLQVRAVPGMARFDAAEWDACATSPETLGAGDETFNPFTSHAFLSALEEAGCVSRHTGWLPLHVRVEREGKLVGAAPCYLKSHSQGEYVFDHGWADAYERAGGSYYPKLQVSVPFTPVTGPRFLVAPGENPDAAASALVAGLRALRAETEASSIHATFMREREAEQAEALGMLPRMDQQFHWLNEGYAGFDDFLGALASRKRKAIRRERRDALSRGITVEHRTGADISEADWDAFYEFYQDTGARKWGRPYLNRTFFSLIGERMADRILLVIARNAGRPIAGAINFIGDTALYGRNWGCIEDHPFLHFEVCYYQAIDFAIARGLKRVEAGAQGEHKLARGYRPVPMYSAHDIADPALARAVADYLKRERRHVRAAIAEYEAMSPFRRTCEDASE